In Persephonella hydrogeniphila, the DNA window GGCTTGCGTATTTGTACTTATGAAATTTCTAATCTATAACATAGCTCTCTTACTGGCTGTGTTGTTTTTTATATTTAGAATTTTTAAACAGGCTTGCAGGGTGTTTGACTTTTATCATCTTTACGTACTGCCATGGTCCTGGCATCAGGAACATCCCAAGAAGAACCTGATTGTGTGTCATTCCAAGTACAGATGGACCTCCATGGATTTTGTTTACAACTTCTAAGGCAAGTGTATCAACAGGTTCAATTCTTCCATCTCCAGTCTGAACTGCAAGGGTTCCGAATTTCTCTGCATGGTTTTTATCTAATTTTTTGACGGTGTTTATAATCTCTTCCATATTAGGTTTTTGGGGGACTACACTCTCTTTCTGGGAGGATTGTCCACTCTGCATTCCAGGGTATGCTACTGAACTGTATGAAAAAGATAGAACAGATATTAGGATAAGTATTATTTTTGCTGTATCTTTGTTTAACATCTTTAATGTCCTCCCGAATCTGCTAAATGGGTTTAACAGGTTTAAGAATAAACCGAGGAATAGAAGACCGTAACCTATATATGTAGGTATTACGCCAGGGTCATGGTTGACGGATAGCACCGTTCCTTTTTCATCCGGATCATAGGAAGACTGGAAGAATTTGTACCCTCCGTATACAAGGGGGTGGTTCATATGTATGTTGTACTCAAACTCCTTTTTATTAACAGGATCTTTTACTATGACATGGCTTTCATAGGAAGATGGCTTATTGGAACCGGGGTATTTTCTCATAACGAAATCTTTCAGATATATATAAAATGGAAGAGTTATTACTTTTGCTCCCCACTCAAGTTTAAGATCCAGGTCTTTTATTTTTATATTTTTTGGTATTCCCGGTGTACTTCCCCCTCTTCCTAAGAGGGCTGTTTCTATCCTTTCACCGTCGTATTCCACCTCTACAAACAGTGCCGATAAAACAGAGGAGTTTCTGAGGATATCCTTTGTTCTTGGAAGTGGAACAACAACTTCTTTGCCACTGACGACAGCCTGCTTTACAACAAAGTTAAGACCACCTACAGAGTAAAGAGTTCTTTCCTGCAGTGGATACTCATTACCTGCTTTTATCATTCCCTGTGATCTGTCTGCCATTTTCATCCATTGGATAGGCAGATTTGAAAGGAGGTAAAACTTTTTATCTTTTACAAAGAAGAAAACAAAATCTTTTCCTTCAAGTTTTTTCTGGAATTTTTTTGGATCGGAAAATATGAAAGCAAAGCTACCGAAGTCTTCTATAGAACCTTCTTTCATAGTGAGGTCAACGCTGTCCATTCCAGCAGAAGCTCTAAGTGTAATAATAGGTTCTCCGTTAGGATCTTCTTTTATCTCTGTGGTAACCCCTTTTATAAAGTTTTTATACCTTACTATTAAAGGTTTGCCTTCTATATCTATCTTTTCCTCAAAATTATTCACATTAAAAACAGGAACAGCAGAAAGAAGTAGAGACCTTTCTAATTTAAACTCTTTATCTCCCTTTTTTGCTGAGATTTGGAGAAAAGGATCCCTTGAAAATATCTGGTTTTGTTCCTGTTTTTCCCTTATGTGCATCATGCCTTCGTAACCGAAGTATCTTGTGATTGCAGCACCAATAAATATAACAATAAATGACAAGTGGAATATAAAGAGGGGTATTTTTTTAGGTTTCCACATTTTATATCTGAAAATATTTCCTATTAGATTTATAACAAGTAGCGTTAAAAGCACCTCAAACCATCTGGTACCGTAAACAAGAGCATAGGCTGTTTCTCTCCCAAAATCATTCTCTATGAATGTTGCTGTGCCGACAACAGCCCCAAATATAACGAGTAAAACAACAGTTAGTTTTAATGAAAAAAGAAAATCTGTTACAGTTTTCAGTATACTCATATACAGCCCCCAATTCAGTTAATTAGAAGTTTTATAAATTTCCATAAAAAACATAATACTACTAATATTGTGAAAAAAGTAGGGATTTCAATAGTAATTATTACTGATAATGAAAATTATTGAATTATACCAATGACTTATATAACTATTTAATTTTATTTTGAGATTGAAACTGTATATAAATAACATGGAATGCAGATATTTTAATATTTTCTTTACGGGAAAAGCGTTATATAATATAAACTATAACGCTTGAGGTCTGGTTAATGAAGGTTTTACTGACTGTCTTTTTTATCTTTTTTTCTTTTTCTTATGGAGAAACATTAAGAATAGCAGCTGCTGCAAATGTTCAATATGCACTTCAGGATATCATCTCATCTTTTAGAAAAAAATTCCCACAGGTAGAGATAATAATATCTGTATCATCTTCAGGGAAACTTACAGCACAGATAGAAAGGGGAGCACCTTTTGATATATTTCTGTCTGCAAATATGAAATATCCAGAATATCTTTATAAGAAAGGTTTAGCGTTAGGTAAACCAGTTGTTTATGCAAAGGGAGTTCTTGTACTGTGGAGTATGAAGAATATACCTTTGAAAGAGAAAGATATTTTCGTACTGGAAGAAGATACAGTAAAGAAGATAGCCATTCCAAATCCAAGGAATGCACCTTATGGAGAAGAAGCAGTAAAAGCATTGAAATTTTACCGGCTGTACAGGAAAGTAAAAAACAAACTTGTTTACGGTGAAAGTGTTTCACAGGCTACTCAGTACATATACAAAAAACTTGTTGATGCCGGTTTTTGTTC includes these proteins:
- a CDS encoding cytochrome c biogenesis protein ResB, which gives rise to MSILKTVTDFLFSLKLTVVLLVIFGAVVGTATFIENDFGRETAYALVYGTRWFEVLLTLLVINLIGNIFRYKMWKPKKIPLFIFHLSFIVIFIGAAITRYFGYEGMMHIREKQEQNQIFSRDPFLQISAKKGDKEFKLERSLLLSAVPVFNVNNFEEKIDIEGKPLIVRYKNFIKGVTTEIKEDPNGEPIITLRASAGMDSVDLTMKEGSIEDFGSFAFIFSDPKKFQKKLEGKDFVFFFVKDKKFYLLSNLPIQWMKMADRSQGMIKAGNEYPLQERTLYSVGGLNFVVKQAVVSGKEVVVPLPRTKDILRNSSVLSALFVEVEYDGERIETALLGRGGSTPGIPKNIKIKDLDLKLEWGAKVITLPFYIYLKDFVMRKYPGSNKPSSYESHVIVKDPVNKKEFEYNIHMNHPLVYGGYKFFQSSYDPDEKGTVLSVNHDPGVIPTYIGYGLLFLGLFLNLLNPFSRFGRTLKMLNKDTAKIILILISVLSFSYSSVAYPGMQSGQSSQKESVVPQKPNMEEIINTVKKLDKNHAEKFGTLAVQTGDGRIEPVDTLALEVVNKIHGGPSVLGMTHNQVLLGMFLMPGPWQYVKMIKVKHPASLFKNSKYKKQHSQ
- the modA gene encoding molybdate ABC transporter substrate-binding protein — its product is MKVLLTVFFIFFSFSYGETLRIAAAANVQYALQDIISSFRKKFPQVEIIISVSSSGKLTAQIERGAPFDIFLSANMKYPEYLYKKGLALGKPVVYAKGVLVLWSMKNIPLKEKDIFVLEEDTVKKIAIPNPRNAPYGEEAVKALKFYRLYRKVKNKLVYGESVSQATQYIYKKLVDAGFCSKSVVLSPKMRGKGVWIEVDRKAYSPIKQGAVILSKNIYAKEFLRFLLSDEGKKILKKYGYIIR